The region GTGGTCACCGTTTCCTGTCGCAAGCCGGCGAAATCAGCCTGGCCAATGCCGATAACTACGCCCGCACCCTGTTTGAAGAAGGCAAAGTGGTCGCCAGTTTTGCCGCCCGCCGCCACCTGATTGAAGATCGCCTGACTCATGCCGCACATGCGATCGACGCCACCATCGCGCCGTCGGATGGCCTGCTGGATGAAGTCACCGCGCTGGTTGAATGGCCGGTGGTGTACATGGGCGAATTCAGCGCGGACTTCCTCAAGGTGCCGCAAGAATGTCTGATCCTGTCGATGCAGCAGCACCAGAAATACTTCCCGCTGCTTGATGCCAACGGCAAGCTGCTGCCGAAATTCCTGGTGGTCTCCAACCTGGAAACCGCCGATCCGTCGCACATCATTCACGGCAACGAGCGCGTGCTGCGTGCGCGTCTGTCTGATGCCCGCTTCTTCTTCGAACAAGACCAGAAGATCAAGCTGGAAGGGCGTGTCGGCAAGCTGCGTCAGGTCGTGTACCACAACAAGATCGGCACGCAATATGAGCGTGTCGAGCGTTTGTCCCGCCTGGCGGGCGAGTTCGCTGCCGCCCTCGGCGCGGACCGCAAGCTGGCCGAACGTGCCGCTTTCCTCGCCAAGGCTGACCTTGTCTCTGATATGGTCGGTGAATTCCCGGAACTGCAAGGCATCATGGGCATGCACTATGCCCGCATTGATGGCGAAGACGAACAAGTTGCCCGCGCCATTGAAGGCCACTATCACCCGCGCTTTGCCGGCGACACGCTGCCGGAAGGCCCGATTGCGCTGTCGGTGGCTCTGGCCGACAAGCTCGAATCCATCGTCGGCATTTATGGCATCGGTCTGATCCCGACCGGCGACAAAGACCCGTTCGGCCTGCGCCGTGCTGCGCTGGGCGTACTGCGCATGCTGCTGGACCAGCCGCTGAACCTGAAGTCACTGCTGGTGGCCACCGCTGCCACCTTCCCGACCGGTGTAGTCAGCCATGATGTGGCCGACAGCGTGTTCGACTTCATGCAGGAACGTCTGCGCAATTACCTGGCCGCCGACTACCCGGCCGCCGACATCGAAGCCGTGCTGGCCCTCAAGCTCGCGCGTCTGGATGACGTGCAAAAACGTCTTGATGCCGTCGCCCAGTTCAAGGCGCTGCCAGAGGCCACCGCCCTGGCCGCCGCCAACAAGCGCATCCGCAACATCCTGAAAAAAGTGGAAGGCGATATTCCGGCGCTGAACCCGGCGCTGTTTGCCGAAACCGCCGAAACCGCCCTCTACAACGCGGCGCAAGCCGTCACCGGCCCGGTCAACACCGCGCTGGCCGCACAGGATTTCACCGGCGCGCTCAAGCAACTGGCCGCACTCAAGGCACCGGTGGATGCGTTCTTTGACGGTGTCATGGTGATGGCCGATGATCTGGCCGTGCGCAACAACCGTCTGGCGCTGCTGGCGGGCCTGGCTGAACTGATGAATCGCGTGGCAGAACTGTCGCTGCTGGCTGAATAACCCTCGGGTGACGCGGAAACGATCATGCCTCACATGCAACTCAAACTGCTGATTCTGGATCGTGACGGCGTCATCAATGAGGATGACCCAGGCTATATCAAATCGCCGGAAGAATGGATTCCCATTCCCGGCAGCCTGGAAGCCATTGGCGAACTGACCCGTGCCGGCTGGTCACTGGTGGTCGCCACCAATCAGTCTGGCGTAGCGCGCGGTTACTACAACGTGGAAACGCTCAACCGTATCCACGCCCGCATGTACAAGGCCGTGAACGAAGCCGGCGGTCATATCGACGCGGTGTTTTTCTGTCCGCACGGCCCCGAGGATCAATGCACGTGCCGCAAACCGCTGCCCGGCATGATTCTGGACATCGTCCGGCGTTATAACATTCAGCCTGCAGACTGCATCATGGTTGGCGACAGCCAGCGTGATCTGGACTGTATTGTGGCGGCCGGTGGCCGGGCCATTCTGGTGCGGACCGGTAACGGTGCCAAAACCGAAGCGGCAGGTCACCTGCCCCCAGGCACGCTGGTGTTCAATGATCTGGCCGCTGTGGCGCGCCATTTGCTTGCCGGTCATTGATCACGCCGTTGTGAACTGCCCCAAATAACGATAAGCAAGGAAGTCTTCCTGTCATGGTGTTGTTGCGCTCCATCATTTACTGGCTGGTGTTCTGTATTGTGACGCCGATCTACGCGGTGATCTGCTTTCTGATCCTGCCGTTGCCCAAGTACACCCGGGTGAAGATCATTTCCGGCTGGTGCCATATTCTGGTCTGGTCGCTCAAGGTGATTTGTGGCCTGCGATACCGCATCGTCGGCACCGAGAACATCCCCAAGGGCCCGGCCATGATCATGTGCAAGCACCAGTCCGCCTGGGAAACCATGGGTCTGCAACTGGTGTTTCCGCCGGCCGTGTTTGTGGTCAAGCGCGAACTCTTCATGATTCCGGTATTTGGCTGGGGCCTGCGCGCCGCCGCGCCGATCGCCATTGACCGCTCCAACCGTGGCGAGGCCCAGCGCCTGTTGATGGAGCAAGGCCGTGACCGGGTTGACCATGGCCTGTGGATTTCCATCTTCCCGGAAGGCACACGCATTGCCCCAGGCCAACGCGGCAAGTACAAGCATGGCGGTGCCCGCCTGGCATCCAGCCTGGATATCCCGGTCGTGCCTGTCGCGGTCAACGCCGGCGAATTCTGGCCGCGCAACTCATTCCTGAAGTACCCGGGCGAACTCACCATGTCGATTGGCCCGGTGATTCAAACCACCGGCCGCGTGCCAGAAGAGGTCACTGTCGAAGTGGAAAACTGGATCGAAACTGAACAGGCCCGCATCCAGGGTGCGGGGCCGTGCTTTCCGGACCATGGGCACGCTAAAGCTTGAATTTGCCGACGGCGAGGTGCTGGAGTACCAGCTGACCCGCAGCGCCCGCCGCCGCTCTATTGGCCTGAAAATTGATCACAGCGGGCTGACCCTGATCATCCCCGCCCGGGCAACCGTTGCCGACGCAGAACGCGCCATCCGCGCCAAGATCACCTGGATACGCGGCCACCTGGCCCGCCTGAAGAACGCCCCGCCCACCGCCCCCAGACAATTACTCAACGGCTCTGCCGTGCAGTGGCTGGGCCAGCCCTGCCTGATCACCGCGCCTGCGCCCCGCAGCAATGTGACCGACAACGTACTGGCACTGGCCAGCAAGATCGAAACGCCAGAAGCCATCCGCGACGCGTTTATCCGCTTCAGCCGCGCCACCGCCCGCATCTACTTCAGCCAGCGCGCCGCCCACTTCGCCCCCCGGATGCAAGTCAACCCGCGCCGCATTCTGCTGACCAGCGCCAGCACCCGCTGGGGCTCCTGCACCGCTGCGGGCGACGTGCGCATTCACTGGCGCCTGATGCAAGCCCCGCCCGCCGTGATCGACTACGTCATCGTGCACGAACTGGCGCACCTGAAAGAAATGAACCACTCCCCCCGCTTCTGGGCCGAAGTGGAAAAAGTCATCCCCGACTGGAAAACCTACCGCCAATGGCTGCGCCAGTATGGCGCTGCGCTGCATGGGTGAGCTGGTTAACACCGCTCGCGCCCTCCCCAGGCGTTTTCAGACCCCCCCGATATTCGAACCCTGTAGATCAAACCTATGCTTCGTGGCTTAACCTGATATCCGCCACGCGGTCACCTTGATCCAGTACCTGGCCGGTATCTACGCATATTCTTCAATACCGAGCCCGTATGTCTGGACGCTTTCGTTTTGCCTTTATCGCCGCAGCACTGACTTCGATGATGCCTGCCTTCGCGGCGGATTATCCGGCGCTTGCGCTACAGCAACCCGGCCTGCTTGCCCCACAGCCAGGCTTTCTTGTGCCCTCGGGCGGGCCCACGCTGGCGCAGCCCGTGGCTACGGCCGACGCGCGCAATGCCATGCAGGTCGCACCGTTACAGATAGCCCCGGCCAAAGCGATTACCCGGGTCACTTGTCGCACCCAGGACCTGACGGATTTCCAGCATTACCTGTGCCGCTCTGCCGGCGTGGCACTGCCCCAGTTCGGACAGGACATTTTTGCCAGGCAAGCGCCTTTTCAGGCCGCTGACAGTACTCCGGTAGGGCCGGATTATGTCCTTGGTGCAGGCGACCAGTTTGGCGTACGGATCTGGGGGTCCATCGACGCAGATCTTCAATTGGTCATTGATCGCAACGGGTCGGTGTTCATTCCCAGGGTCGGCAATATCAGCCTGTCAGGCGTGCCCTACGGCATGCTGCGTCAGCAGATCGCCAATGCCGTCGGCCGCGTATACCGCAACTTTGACGTGTCGGTCAGCATGGGCCAATTGCGCATGCTCCCCATCTTTGTCACCGGTTATGCCCGCAACCCGGGCAGCTACACGCTTAACCCGCTTTCAACCCTGGTGTCTGCCCTGTTTGCCGCCGGCGGCCCTAGCAACAATGGCAGCATGCGCGACATCCAGATCAAGCGGGGCAACCGCGTCATCGCCCACTTCGATATGTATGACCTCTTGCTGCGCGGGGACAAAAGCCAGGACGTGCTGCTGCAGCCTGGCGACGTAATCCGTATTCCTGCCGCGCGCGCCCAGGTCGCCATTTACGGTTCGGTCAAAGAAGCCGCCATCTATGAGGTAAACCCCGACGAAAAGCTGCAGACACTGATTGAACTCGCTGGCGGCCCACGCCAACTGGCGTTGAACGGCCAGATTTCGGTCGAGCGGATCGAAAACCAGCAAGGGCGCAAAGTAGAAACCATACAACCCGCCCGCATCGGCCAGTTTGCCTTGCGCGGTGGCGATATCGTCCAGCTTTACGAGTTGTCCTCACGCGTGGACGATGTGGTCTCGCTGCGCGGCAATGTCGTGCAACCCGTACGCATGGCCTGGCGCGATCACATGCATGTCAGCGACCTGATCCAGGATCGCCGCATGCTGCAGACCGACGATTACTGGGAAAACAAAACCCGCGGCACTACAGATGAACGCGACAACCACAATGCACTGGCCCTCAAGGCCAAACGCGATCTCAACACCGACCGTGGGGAAATCAACTGGGACTACGCGGCCATCGAACGCGTTGACCCCACCACCTACAGCACCCGACTGATTCCGTTCAATCTGGCACAAGCACTGATCAAAGACCCGGCCAACGATCTGGAACTGCAAGCGGGCGACATCGTGCACGTGTTCAGCAAAGCCGACATCCAGGTCAACAGCGGCAAACGCACCCGCTACGTACGGATTGAAGGCGAAGTGGGCACGCCTGGCATCTATGAAGCGCATGAAGGCGAAAACCTGCGTGACTTGATCGCCCGCGCGGGTGGCCTCACACCTAAAGCCTATTTGTATGGTGCAGAGTTCACCCGCGTCGCCGTGCAACAACAGCAGCAAACCGAAATCGACAGACTGGCACGGGACTTCCAGCAACAAAGCCAGCAACAGGCCACCCAGGAAATGGCCAGCGCCGTCAACACAGAGGACATCGCTGCCGCACGCATGCAGGCAGACAAACTGCAGCAAGTGGCCACTGCGATCTCTCAACTGAAGGCCAACGGGCGCGTGGTGCTGGGTACCGACCCCGCCGACAACACAGCGACAGCCCCATGCTCGACCACCGGTTTACCGGCCTGCCAGCGTAGCAGTCGCCACACTTTACCTGGTGTTGCCGAACCGTATCGGGCAATAGCACGCACTGCGGCAATTGTTGCGCCAGCGCGTCGAACACCTGTGGCGTGAGTACCAGTGCCGGGTCAAGCCGGCATCAAGCCCCGGGCTAATGCGACAGTTCACGATGTACAGCCTGACCTGTTGCTGTCTTCAGCAGCTTACCCCTGCGTATTTCGCGTCAAATAAGAAGCCGCCTCAAAAGGCGGCTGGCATCAAGGTGGCGGGATGCGAATGGTCAAAGATGCGCGATCAAGCGGGTTTAGCCGGTAGCCCGGGAGGGATTGGGCACCCACCTCGTCCGCCGCAACAGCAAATAAAAGGCCGCACCGTGGGTGATCATCAGCAGCGGCACATAGATCACCGGGATGACATACATCGCGCCCATCAGCCCGGCATTGGCCGGAACGCCAGCTTCAATGGCGTGGATATAAGCCAGCACGATATCCACCGTACCCACCACGTTGAATGCCGCGACAAACAACCAGAACAACAGCCGCTTTCTGGCGGTGAGCAAGGCCAGCAGTGCCAGCAGGCCTGTGGTCAGGTCGCCATATCCCGCCGGTATGGCAAAGCTGGCCGGCAGATCCGGGCTGACCATGCCGGGCAGCATGAAAGCCAGGCCAAAGAAGCGAAAGCTGTGCAGGGTGGCGATGGCGCGTTGCGCATCAAAAGTTGTCAGTGATTTGAGCCAGGGCCAGATATAGGCGCCAAAACACGTCAACCACACCACGTAACCGAGGATGAGATGCAAGCGAAAGATCGTTTCCGGTGACATATTGCCTCCTGCAAAAAGGGTCTTGAGCATGAACGGGGGAAGACGGTTTCAGCCGCTTGAACGGCGCAGCAACTGCCGTAACGAGAGTGCGTGCAACAAGATGGAGCCCGGCACGACAAACGCCGGGGTGAGCACGTAGGGGTACAGCCCGGCGTTCAGGCTGGGCGCATCGGGGGCAATCAATTGAAAGCGGCCCGGGGCCGTGACCATGCCCAGCGCCACGGCAAGCGCAAAATCAGCCAGCCCGAACAGATTCCAGAGGATGCCTGCCTTGCGCCCGCGCGCCGAGCCACTGGCCAGGGCAATGGCCGCCGGCACCGCAAACAGGCCGGTCAGCACATCACCAGTGCCAGCTGGCAATGCATCCAGACTGTCCAGTTGGCCATGCAGCCAGGCCGCCAGAGCCCAACCGCCGAAGATGCGATAAAACTGCAGCGCCACCAGCCAGGATAACGGCATGGCGTCCAGCACTTGCCCCACCCGCTTTGACGCCAGTAGCAACGGCAGCCCGACGATCAACGGCAGGAAGATCGCCAATGGCAGCAAAGGCAATAGTGGCGGCGGCATGCGCAGCCGGAACACGCCATGAATGGCGGCGCTCCAGATCACCGCAAACCAGAGCATGTGCGGGATCAGAATAGCCAGCCAGGTGTTGCGGCGCTGAGCCGGCGTCAGCGCAGTGCGCTCAAGTGCCAGCCACAAGCCCAGCGCAATCAGGATTTGCGCAACGACCTGATGCGCTGTGGTCTGAAAGCCGCTGGAGGGGATCACGGGTTGCCAGTACATCACCCCGATCCACAACAGGGTCAGCGGTGCAGCCCAGAACAGGCTGCGCCATGCCGGGGCCGGCGCAATGGCAGAAGCATAAGTGGTGGACGCATTCATCAGCGGTTCTCCTGACGGGCTTGCAGTGGATACCAGGGCCGGTGCGCGGGGCCTAATCCCATGTCATCGGCATGCACGTTAGGTGTACCATCGATGCGCGCAAGCGACTATTCATCACAATGTTGACGGGCTATGAAGCAAAACTTCACGGTCAGACAAGGTGCGCTTGATGGTGTGGAAGCGTTCCTGTGCGTTGCCAGACATCGCAATTTTCGCAAGGCCGCAGCAGAGCTTGGGGTCACGCCTTCTGCCATCAGCCAGGCAGTGCGTCTGCTGGAAGAGCGCATTGGCGCCACGCTGTTCGTGCGCACTACGCGCAGCGTCGGGTTGACGGAGGCCGGCGAGCGGTTTTTATCCCGCGCCCGGCCCGCGTTTGAAGAACTGGTCGCCGCACGTGACATGGCCCGTGAACTGGGTCAGCGCCCGACTGGTTTGTTGCGGCTGTCGGTGCCGCGCGCCATCGTGCCGCTGTTGCTGGAGCCTTTGCTTGCTTCGTTCCACCAGGCATATCCGGAGGTTGAAGTCGAGATTGCCGCCAGCAAAGAGGTGGTCGACCTGGCCGCCGAAGGCTTTGATGCCGCCATCCGCATGGGCCAACTGGTGGATGCCGATCTGGTCGCCCTGCCGCTGACACTGCCGTTCCCGCTCGTGGTCGTCGGCAGCCCCGCTTATTTTGAGAAGCACACCCCGCCAACGCACACGGATGATCTGCGCGAGCACGCGTGCCTGCGCTGGCGTCGCTCCAGCGGGGCGATGGCAACCTGGTCTTTCACCCATCACGCGCAAACGACCGACATTGCCGTAACCGGACCGCTGATCGTCAGCGATTTTCCCGCCCTGCTGGGTGCCGCGCTGGAGGGGATCGGGCTGGCGCAACTGCCTGAGCCCATGGTAGCGGACGCAATCAAGACCGGGCAGCTGGTTCAGGTGCTGCATGCGTACTCGCCCATGCTGCCAGGCGTGTTTCTGTGCTACCCCGACCGACGGCAGGTCATGCCCAAACTGCGGGCCTTCATTGATCACGTGAAGGCGCGGCGCGACCCTGAAATGAAGTAAAACTACATAAAATGTGAATTTTGCCGTTTTACCGTCAATCGGGCACTTGATGCTCAGGCAAACCGCAAAAAGCAGCAAAAACGTGACCCTTTGTCAGGCCAGCGTAGCCGGAATCTGATTAACACCGACAATTCACCGTTTTCTGGCTGTCCTCTCTCTGTCGAGCGATGCACAACCAGGACCTGTTACACGTCATGACATGTTCATAGGACTGGCGGCAAAGCCGCTTTCAACCTAAAATAGACAGCCTTTGTACTCATCAGTCTAACCAGGCCCGCATGACATCCCCGCTTGTTCAGCTCGACCGGGTTCGCTTTGGCTATTCCGACCGCGACATTCTCACCGATGTATCGCTGACGATCGCGCGCGGCCAGATGGTGGCGATCATGGGCGGCTCGGGCTCCGGCAAGACCACCTTGCTGCGGCTGATCGGCGGTCAGGTCAAGGCTCAGTCCGGCTCGGTCATGGTAGATGGTGAAGACGTCGGCACGCTTTCCGAAAGCCGTATGTACGCCATGCGCCGCAAGCTCGGAATGCTGTTCCAGTTCGGCGCGCTGTTTACCGATCTGTCGGTCTACGACAACGTGGCTTTCCCCCTGCGGGAGCGCACCAACCTGCCAGAGACCGTCGTCCGCGATCTGGTGTTGATGAAGCTGCAGGCCGTGGGCCTGCGCGGTGCAGCCAGCCTGATGCCGTTTGAACTGTCGGGCGGTATGGCACGCCGGGTTGCACTGGCCCGCGCCATTGCGCTGGACCCGATGCTGATGATGTACGACGAGCCCTTTACCGGGCTGGACCCGATTTCCCTGTCCACCATTGGCCAGCTGGTGCGTGAACTGAACGACGCGCTGGGTGCGGCCTCGATCATCGTCACGCACGATGTCGCAGAGTCTCTGGCGCTGGTGGACTATGTGTATTTCCTCTCCGGAGGTCGCGTGGTGGGCCAGGGTACGCCGGATCAAATCCGCGCGTCGACCGAGCCCTTTATCAAACAGTTCATTAATGGTGAACGTGACGGCCCGTTGCCGTTCCACAAACCGGCGCCCGATTACGCGCTTGATCTGGGACTGGAGCAGCCGCATGACTGATCGTACTGGCAACATTCTGGTCCGGTTTTTTTCGGCCATTGGCCAGCCGTTTACCAATGCATTTATCAAGACCGGTTTTGCCGGCCGCTTTTTGTTTTCGGTACTGCGCCACTCGCCCACCGCACTGACGCGATTCCGTCTGACCATGCGCGAGATCTGGTTTGCCGGCGTGCTGTCGGTGCTGATCATCGTGGTCTCCGGCCTGTTTGTGGGTATGGTGCTGGCCTTGCAGGGCTATGACACGCTGAGCCGCTTTGGCGCCTCATCCGCGCTGGGTGTGCTGGTGGCTTTGTCGCTGGTGCGTGAACTGGGTCCGGTGGTGGGCGCGTTGTTGTTTGCCAGCCGGGCGGGGTCGGCCATTACGGCGGAAATCGGCCTGATGAAGGCCACAGAGCAGTTGTCTGCCATGGAAATGATGGCGGTCAACCCGATTGCCCGCGTGGTGGTGCCCAAGTTCTGGGGCGGGGTGATTTCCATGCCGCTGCTGGCAGCCATGTTCAGTGCCATGGGCATCATTGGCGGTTATCTGGTTGGCGTGCAGTTGCTGGGGCTTGATTCCGGCATCTTCTGGTCGCAAATGCAAAGCTCGGTGGATCTGCGTTTTGATGTCATGAACGGCGTGATCAAGAGCATTGCATTCGGTATCGCGGTGTCGCTGATTGCGGTGTTTGAAGGGTATGACGCACCACCGACGGCCGAAGGCGTGTCGGGCGCGACCACCCGCACTGTGGTGATTTCGGCTTTGGTTATTCTTGGTCTGGATGTGATCCTGACCGCATTCATGTTCCGGGGAATCTGATGAAACGAGGCATGCTCGACTTCTGGGTCGGTCTGTTTATTGCCGCTGGGGTGGTTGCCATATTGTTCCTGGCTTTGCGCGTCAGCAGCCAGAGCGCCCTGCCCGCACGCTCGACCTACACGGTGACGGCCAATTTCGACAACATTGGCGGCCTGAAAGTGCGCGCCCCCGTTAAAAGTGCCGGGGTGGTCGTGGGACGGGTCACAAACATCGAACTGGATACCTCCCGTTACGTGGCCAGAGTGACCATGGCGCTGGATAATCACTATCATTTCAGTCGTGATTCCTCGGCTGAAATCCTGACGTCGGGCCTGCTGGGCGAACAATACATCGGTATTACGCCGGGGGCCGACGACAAGATGCTGACCGCAGGCAGTACGTTCAAACTGACCTCGTCGGCCATTGTGCTTGAACAATTGATCAGTCGCTTCCTGTTCTCCAAAGCAGAGGACAGCGGCGACAAAACAAACGCAGGAAACCAATAATGAACGTGCTCAAAAAATGGCTGGTGGCCTTGTGTGCCGCCGCACTGCTCCCCGCTGCCTTTGCTGCGGCCACCGATACGCCGGAACAGATTGTCCGCAACGTCAGCAAGGACGTGCTCGACATCCTCAAGAAGGGCGAGAAGAATCCGGCCGCTGTGCGCGACCAGGTGGATGCCAAGCTGGTCCCGCTGGCCGACTTCAACCGCATGACCGCGCTGGCTGTGGGCCGCTACTGGAAGAGCGCAACGCCGGATCAACAAGCCGCGCTGACCAAAGAATTCCGCACCATGCTGGTTCGTACCTATCTGTCTGCACTGACCATCTACAAGAATTCGTCGGTCGATGTGAAGGGCTCGCGCCCGGGTGATTCGGCAGATGAACAAACCGTGCAAACCGAAGTAAACCTGCCGGGCCAGAAGCCGATCGGTCTGGATTTCAACTTCGAGAAGGCCGATAACGGCTGGAAGGTGTACGACATCTCGGTTGAAGGCATCAGCTTTATCAACAGCCACCGCAACCAGTTTGGTACCGTGATCCGCAAGGACGGCATTGATGGCCTGATCCAGCAACTGGCCGCGCAAAACGCCAATGCCACCAAGAGCGGCTCTGCAGCCAAATGAGTACGTATACCGTCACAGGCAATCTCACGATGTTGACCGCCAGCGCGCAGCTGGCGGCCTTCAAGTGGCCTGACGGCGCAAGCGAACTGACGCTCGACCTGACTCAGGTGGCCGAAGTGGATTCAGCCGCGGTGTCTGTATTGCTGCACTGGCAGCGTATGGCACAGGCCC is a window of Silvimonas iriomotensis DNA encoding:
- a CDS encoding lysophospholipid acyltransferase family protein, which codes for MVLLRSIIYWLVFCIVTPIYAVICFLILPLPKYTRVKIISGWCHILVWSLKVICGLRYRIVGTENIPKGPAMIMCKHQSAWETMGLQLVFPPAVFVVKRELFMIPVFGWGLRAAAPIAIDRSNRGEAQRLLMEQGRDRVDHGLWISIFPEGTRIAPGQRGKYKHGGARLASSLDIPVVPVAVNAGEFWPRNSFLKYPGELTMSIGPVIQTTGRVPEEVTVEVENWIETEQARIQGAGPCFPDHGHAKA
- the gmhB gene encoding D-glycero-beta-D-manno-heptose 1,7-bisphosphate 7-phosphatase; its protein translation is MPHMQLKLLILDRDGVINEDDPGYIKSPEEWIPIPGSLEAIGELTRAGWSLVVATNQSGVARGYYNVETLNRIHARMYKAVNEAGGHIDAVFFCPHGPEDQCTCRKPLPGMILDIVRRYNIQPADCIMVGDSQRDLDCIVAAGGRAILVRTGNGAKTEAAGHLPPGTLVFNDLAAVARHLLAGH
- a CDS encoding MlaC/ttg2D family ABC transporter substrate-binding protein, which gives rise to MNVLKKWLVALCAAALLPAAFAAATDTPEQIVRNVSKDVLDILKKGEKNPAAVRDQVDAKLVPLADFNRMTALAVGRYWKSATPDQQAALTKEFRTMLVRTYLSALTIYKNSSVDVKGSRPGDSADEQTVQTEVNLPGQKPIGLDFNFEKADNGWKVYDISVEGISFINSHRNQFGTVIRKDGIDGLIQQLAAQNANATKSGSAAK
- a CDS encoding M48 family metallopeptidase; the protein is MGTLKLEFADGEVLEYQLTRSARRRSIGLKIDHSGLTLIIPARATVADAERAIRAKITWIRGHLARLKNAPPTAPRQLLNGSAVQWLGQPCLITAPAPRSNVTDNVLALASKIETPEAIRDAFIRFSRATARIYFSQRAAHFAPRMQVNPRRILLTSASTRWGSCTAAGDVRIHWRLMQAPPAVIDYVIVHELAHLKEMNHSPRFWAEVEKVIPDWKTYRQWLRQYGAALHG
- a CDS encoding SLBB domain-containing protein, coding for MSGRFRFAFIAAALTSMMPAFAADYPALALQQPGLLAPQPGFLVPSGGPTLAQPVATADARNAMQVAPLQIAPAKAITRVTCRTQDLTDFQHYLCRSAGVALPQFGQDIFARQAPFQAADSTPVGPDYVLGAGDQFGVRIWGSIDADLQLVIDRNGSVFIPRVGNISLSGVPYGMLRQQIANAVGRVYRNFDVSVSMGQLRMLPIFVTGYARNPGSYTLNPLSTLVSALFAAGGPSNNGSMRDIQIKRGNRVIAHFDMYDLLLRGDKSQDVLLQPGDVIRIPAARAQVAIYGSVKEAAIYEVNPDEKLQTLIELAGGPRQLALNGQISVERIENQQGRKVETIQPARIGQFALRGGDIVQLYELSSRVDDVVSLRGNVVQPVRMAWRDHMHVSDLIQDRRMLQTDDYWENKTRGTTDERDNHNALALKAKRDLNTDRGEINWDYAAIERVDPTTYSTRLIPFNLAQALIKDPANDLELQAGDIVHVFSKADIQVNSGKRTRYVRIEGEVGTPGIYEAHEGENLRDLIARAGGLTPKAYLYGAEFTRVAVQQQQQTEIDRLARDFQQQSQQQATQEMASAVNTEDIAAARMQADKLQQVATAISQLKANGRVVLGTDPADNTATAPCSTTGLPACQRSSRHTLPGVAEPYRAIARTAAIVAPARRTPVA
- a CDS encoding ABC transporter ATP-binding protein encodes the protein MTSPLVQLDRVRFGYSDRDILTDVSLTIARGQMVAIMGGSGSGKTTLLRLIGGQVKAQSGSVMVDGEDVGTLSESRMYAMRRKLGMLFQFGALFTDLSVYDNVAFPLRERTNLPETVVRDLVLMKLQAVGLRGAASLMPFELSGGMARRVALARAIALDPMLMMYDEPFTGLDPISLSTIGQLVRELNDALGAASIIVTHDVAESLALVDYVYFLSGGRVVGQGTPDQIRASTEPFIKQFINGERDGPLPFHKPAPDYALDLGLEQPHD
- a CDS encoding MFS transporter, whose amino-acid sequence is MNASTTYASAIAPAPAWRSLFWAAPLTLLWIGVMYWQPVIPSSGFQTTAHQVVAQILIALGLWLALERTALTPAQRRNTWLAILIPHMLWFAVIWSAAIHGVFRLRMPPPLLPLLPLAIFLPLIVGLPLLLASKRVGQVLDAMPLSWLVALQFYRIFGGWALAAWLHGQLDSLDALPAGTGDVLTGLFAVPAAIALASGSARGRKAGILWNLFGLADFALAVALGMVTAPGRFQLIAPDAPSLNAGLYPYVLTPAFVVPGSILLHALSLRQLLRRSSG
- the glyS gene encoding glycine--tRNA ligase subunit beta; its protein translation is MSQTLLIELFTEELPPKALPRLGASFAQTLFDELARLGFVGKDVEFHPFASPRRLAVSIPGVLAVQPDQAIEKKGPAVAAGFKDGQPTPALAGFARSCGVTPDQLEKGHDGKQDVFVFRTTKTGEPLANVLSGLVELALKKLPAPKMMRWGDRDGQFIRPIHGLIALHGTDVIPTKALHLDAGRVTRGHRFLSQAGEISLANADNYARTLFEEGKVVASFAARRHLIEDRLTHAAHAIDATIAPSDGLLDEVTALVEWPVVYMGEFSADFLKVPQECLILSMQQHQKYFPLLDANGKLLPKFLVVSNLETADPSHIIHGNERVLRARLSDARFFFEQDQKIKLEGRVGKLRQVVYHNKIGTQYERVERLSRLAGEFAAALGADRKLAERAAFLAKADLVSDMVGEFPELQGIMGMHYARIDGEDEQVARAIEGHYHPRFAGDTLPEGPIALSVALADKLESIVGIYGIGLIPTGDKDPFGLRRAALGVLRMLLDQPLNLKSLLVATAATFPTGVVSHDVADSVFDFMQERLRNYLAADYPAADIEAVLALKLARLDDVQKRLDAVAQFKALPEATALAAANKRIRNILKKVEGDIPALNPALFAETAETALYNAAQAVTGPVNTALAAQDFTGALKQLAALKAPVDAFFDGVMVMADDLAVRNNRLALLAGLAELMNRVAELSLLAE
- a CDS encoding LysR substrate-binding domain-containing protein, translating into MKQNFTVRQGALDGVEAFLCVARHRNFRKAAAELGVTPSAISQAVRLLEERIGATLFVRTTRSVGLTEAGERFLSRARPAFEELVAARDMARELGQRPTGLLRLSVPRAIVPLLLEPLLASFHQAYPEVEVEIAASKEVVDLAAEGFDAAIRMGQLVDADLVALPLTLPFPLVVVGSPAYFEKHTPPTHTDDLREHACLRWRRSSGAMATWSFTHHAQTTDIAVTGPLIVSDFPALLGAALEGIGLAQLPEPMVADAIKTGQLVQVLHAYSPMLPGVFLCYPDRRQVMPKLRAFIDHVKARRDPEMK
- the mlaD gene encoding outer membrane lipid asymmetry maintenance protein MlaD — encoded protein: MKRGMLDFWVGLFIAAGVVAILFLALRVSSQSALPARSTYTVTANFDNIGGLKVRAPVKSAGVVVGRVTNIELDTSRYVARVTMALDNHYHFSRDSSAEILTSGLLGEQYIGITPGADDKMLTAGSTFKLTSSAIVLEQLISRFLFSKAEDSGDKTNAGNQ
- the mlaE gene encoding lipid asymmetry maintenance ABC transporter permease subunit MlaE; protein product: MTDRTGNILVRFFSAIGQPFTNAFIKTGFAGRFLFSVLRHSPTALTRFRLTMREIWFAGVLSVLIIVVSGLFVGMVLALQGYDTLSRFGASSALGVLVALSLVRELGPVVGALLFASRAGSAITAEIGLMKATEQLSAMEMMAVNPIARVVVPKFWGGVISMPLLAAMFSAMGIIGGYLVGVQLLGLDSGIFWSQMQSSVDLRFDVMNGVIKSIAFGIAVSLIAVFEGYDAPPTAEGVSGATTRTVVISALVILGLDVILTAFMFRGI